CTTGCTCTTAGGATTATAAAGTGAAATTACAAAATCTCCTTGGCTAGCACATTCCACTCTTTTCTTAATAACTTCCCAATCAGTTAATAAATCACTTAAACTTATTATAGCTTGGTCATGCATAAGTGGAGCTCCAACTAATGCTGCACCTGCTATTGTTGAGGTAATTCCTGGTACAACTTCAACTTCTATTCCACTTTCCATAGCAACTTCTAGCATAATACCTGCCATGCCATAAATTCCAGCATCTCCACTACTTATTAAAGCTATATCTTGCCCTGTTTTAGCAATTTCTAAAACTTCTTTACATCTTTCTATTTCTCTTTTCATTCCTGAAACTAAAAATTCCTTATCTGGAAATTCATCTTTAACTAAATCAACATAAGTTGTATATCCAGCTATAACATCTACATTTTTTAAAATATTATATGCTCTTACACTTATATCTTCCATATTTCCTGGTCCTATTCCCACTGCATAAATTTTTCCATTATTCATATATCTTCATCTCCTCTTCGTAAATTGAAATTGTTATTCCATTATATTTTGCTTTCATTACTAAAAATTTTCCATTTCCTGTTGATGATAAAAATGCAACAGGCTCCGATACAGCTCTTACTCCAATAGTTTTTTCTACAAAATCTGAACCTTCAAATTGGTTTTGAACTTTTTTTATTTCTTCTCTTGAAATTATTTCTAAATCTAAATTTAAAAATTTAACTGCTTCTATTAAACCTTGTTCATTTTCTTTTACATCAACAGTTGCTATTTTTTTTACAGATTTTATATCTAAATTATTTTTATCTAAACAATCCTCAATAGCAGATAAAATATCTTCTGCTTTTGTATCTTTCTTGCAACCTATACCTAAAATTAAATTTTTAGGATAAATTCTAGTATATTCAATATTTTTCTTATTTGAAACTAGGATAAAACCATCTGCTGAATTTTTATCACTCACCTTAACATTTTTAGGTAAAAGTATATTTACTTTTTGCCCATTAACTATAAGAGATGTTACATCTTTGGCAGATTTTAAATCCTCAAGCTCTGCATTTATTTTCTGAGATATAGTATCCACTGCTATTTTACCTGTAACATCTGAACTTGTTGTAATAACAGGAACAAGTTTTAAAATATTTGCAAGTGAATAGGTCAACTCATTTGCTCCACCTAAATGCCCTGATAAAAGAGAAATTACAAAATGTTTTCCCTCATCTATTAAAAGTACAGCTGGGTCTTTATCTTTTGTTCCTATTAAGTTTGCTATTTTTCTTATTACAATTCCACTTGCCATTATAAAAATATGTCCATCATATTGTGAAAATTTTTCATTTATATTGATGGTGAAATCTTCTATTTGTATTGTATTTTCTACATCATATTTTTTTAAAGTAAAAACATCTATTTCATAATCTTTTAGATGTTCTTTTAACTTTTCTTTATACTCTCTTGCAATATTTCCTGCACCTTTTGTTACAGTCCAAAATGCTAATTTCATATATTTTCCTTTCTACATATCTTCTATAAGATATTTCCAATAATATTTTGGAATATTACTCTGTTGAAGTTTCTTATTTTCTCTTTCTTTTATTGAAATACTTTTATGAAAAGTTTTCCAAAGTTCTGAATATTCTATTTCTTCGTCACTCCATTCTATTTCAAGAGATTTTACAAAGAAAATTTCAACTTTTTTTGTGTCATAGTAAGCTATTATTTTTCTTTTTTTATCATAAATTGCAAATTTTTCTCTTTTCATTCTATTTATGAAATGGGAAAGTAAAATAGGAAGAACATTATTTTTAGGTTCAATGGTTGAAAACATTGTCCCATCTTTCACTTCCTTAAATCTCAGTACTCCAAGATATCTATGTCTTTCATTTAACACTTGTTTTACAAGTTTATTTACATAAAAAGCATGTTCATCGAGAGAATGTAAAATTTCTTCTCCTTGTTTTAATGCTTTGTATACTGTATGAACTATTACAATATCCTTATTTTCATCACATGATAAAAAGCATGTTTGTATATTATTTAAAAAATTTTGTGACAATTTATCACATATAGCTTTTTCAACACGCCTAGCTTTGGAAAAATTAGTTATAACATTAATATCATCAAGTCCTAAGAGAAGTTGTTCAGTTTTAACTGTTATCCTAAGTTCATTATTTTTTCTATCTTTATATGCTATATAAATAACTGTTAGTAGTCCATCAAAACTTCCATCATAATAATAATTTGGCATTTTTTTTATAAGATTATCTAAGTGTAAGTCTTATATTTTCACCTCATATAATTATTTAGGTTGACAAAGGTAACCTATAAACCTACTTATATAAACATAACTATTTAATAAGTTAAACATTAAAAAGTCTTAGTTGCTCTGTTACCATTTTTTCTTTTTCTATAAGGGCATTTCTTACAAGGTCAGGATTTTCATTTTTAAATCCTAAAAATTCTCCATTTACAGTAATAAAATATTTTGCTCTCTTTATTACTATCCCCAACTTTTTTAAATGTTCATATCTTATTGTACTATATTTCCTGCTCATAACTATACGTTTTGCCGAAGTTACTCCTATTCCTGGAACTCTTAAAAGTTCCTTATATGAAGCCTTATTTATTTCTATTGGAAAAAAATTCCAATTTTGTATAGCCCAATTTGTTTTTGGATCAAGATGTGGATCTATAAATGGATTTTTCTCATTAAGAATTTCATTAGCCTTAAAACCATAAAATCTTAGTAACCAATCTGCTTGATAAAGTCTATGTTCTCTTATCATAGGAACTGCTTCATTTGTACTTACAAGAATACCTGATTTATTTACAGGCACATAACCAGAATAATATACTCTTTTTAAATTAAAATTTTTATAAAGATTTTCACTTCTATTTAATATAGTATAATCACTTTCTCCACTTGCTCCTATTATCATCTGTGTTGTCTGCCCAGCTGGAATAAAAGATGGAGTACTTTTAAATATTTTTTTATCTTCAATATTTTCAATTAAATTTTTATGTATAAGTCCCATTGATGTTGAAATATCAGTAGCTTTCTTATCAGGTGCAAGAAGTTTAAGTGCACTATTTTCAGCAAATTCTATATTTACTGAAACTCTATCTACATATAGCCCTATTTTATGAATAAGTTCTCTATTTGCCCCTGGTATTACTTTCATATGAATATAGCCATTAAATTTCTCTTCAAGTCTAAGTTTTTTAGCAACTGCAATCATAAGCTCCATTGTATAATCTGCACTTCTTATAATACCTGAACTTAGAAAAAGTCCTTCAATATAGTTCCTTCTATAAAAATTTATAGTCAACTTTACAATTTCATCAGGAGTTAATATTGCCCTTTCAATGTCATTACCTTTACGATTAATGCAATATTTACAGTCGTACATGCAATAATTTGTCATAAGTATTTTAAGTAAAGAAATACATCTTCCATCTGCTGACCATGAATGGCATATACCATTTATAGCTGCATTTCCCAATCCATTATTTGTATTTTTTCTACTGCTTCCACTTGAAGAACATGAAACATCATATTTGGCAGCATCACTTAATATTCTTAATTTTTCTTCTATTGATTTACTCATAATTTCCCCTTATCTAGTGAAACTTCTATAAGCTCACAATTTTTACAATGATATACTTTTTTTAATCAACTTTTATCATTTTTAGTATACCATATTTCTAAGAATATTCAATAAAGGAAAGCAATTCTAACTTGAAATTTCTTAAAGAAAAATTTTTATAAAATTATATTAAATTTATTATTTCAATTTTATTTTTTATAGTATTGTCCTTAGTCTAAAGTAGATATTCAGTTACTATAATCATTTATTTCAGCTTGAATAAGAAATTTTTCACTATTAGCTTTTACCCAAAGAGTAACTTTTCTCCATTCAGTTTCTTCAATTTCATAATATAGATCAGTAAGTGTGTCTATTTCTTCTAATTTTTTTTCACTAAAACTTTCTAATATATTCACTCTTTCTTCCCTATCAAAAGGAATATTTCTACCATAAATTTTTATTAGTTCTTCAATCAGATAAGCTAATTTCTCTGAGCCAATAGCTTGATATCCTTTATATGCATCTTCCCAAACAATAGCAGTAGAGTTACCTAAAAATTGTTGAAAACCTCCATTAGCAACTTCTACTCCAAGCCAATGCATTGCAAGTAAATATCTTTGTTCTATTGTATAAGGTTTTAATGTTTCTTCGTATTCTTCATAAGTTCCATAAATATTTACTGTCTCCCAAGCAGGTTGAATAAGTTCAACACAAAAATCCGTAGGAGCTAAGTCTTCTATATATTTTTTTGTAACATTGATAAATTTTCTCTTCATAATCATTCCTTAGGTAAATAAAAGCACCAACCATTATTACAAACTTCTCTTGCTGCAAATTCATATTCTTTTTTATTTATAACTACTTTATAGATAGGAAAATCACATCCTTCTGCAATTTCTTTAGTGTTTTCCCATTTATAGTCAAATATATTTACTCCGAATAGTTCTACTTCTCCATCAATACCATGTTTTTCATATTGCCAAATTTTATCTTTTAATACTTTCATTTTTATCTCCACCATAAAAATTATTTTAAATAAAAGTTTGTTTATAGAAATTATACCACTTAGTATTCCAACCTTTTGCTAAACACAAAGTATATAAGTCATCTTCATTTTGTATTCCTTTTTCTGTTATTATTTCATGAGTTTTTTTATTGACAATAAGCCCATTATCAAGTTCAAGTTGTAAATCAGGATAAATTGCTACACTTCTTATATGTGAAAATTCAGCGGTTTGAGTTTTTAAATTAGCTCCTGTCAATTCATCTATCACTATCTTATATTTTTTAATTCTTTGTACTTTCAACTTATTTTTCTTATCAGTAAGATCTTCATAGTATCTTGCTCTCATTACTTCTGCTTTATCTGAATCTCTTATCAAAATATATAATCTTTCTGAATATCTAATATAGTCTCTTCTACGGAAAGTAGTTGCAGAATCAAAAATATTAGAAAGTAAATAGATAAACTCTGTTCCAGTAATATAATCAGCCCCAGATCTACCTATTGTAGCAAGATGATAATTAACTAAGTCTTTCTTTATACGTAATAAAGTATGTAAGTATTTACTGCTAATCCATACAATACCATGTCTATCAAGATTAGCACCTTTTAACCAAGCATTTTGTATAGAAGTAGCCCAGGTATCATTTAGTTCACCATAATCTTCTGCACTTATATCACGTTTTAATTCTTTAATTGACACTAAATTTGTAGAAAGTTCATATTTCATTTAAATCATCCCTTTATACAACTTTTCTAGTACTTGCATAGCTTCAGTTGCTTTTGGATGTTTACATCTATCAGGATGAATAAGCTTTATCATTTCTTTATGCCATTTTTCTGCAACTTTTTTATTACTATAGTATTCATAAGTTATTCCTAAAAAGTCAAGTTGTGGCTTTCCTTCAATTTCTACTAGGTAGAATATGTATTTTGAGACTTTGTCCTTAAAATATAAATCTTCAATAACATATTTGTCATATAAAACTTGCCAAGAACTAGCTGCAACTTTTCTATTCAAAATTTTAGAAATTTTTTCTTTTGCTTCTTTTAGATTTGTAAAACTATTTTTTAATTTTTCAATGGAATCAATCATATTAATATCTGTTATTTCTGGTTTTGCTACTATATAATTTTCATATAGTGCTTTCCATGAAGCAGCTGTAACTTTCTTTTTTAAAATTTTAGCTACCTCTACCTTTGCTTCTTTTAAACTTTCAAAACTTCTTTTTAGAACCTCAACAGAACCAATTTTACTAATATCTACCATTTTTACCCCTCCAATTAAAATTTATTAATTTTATTATTTTTTAAAATATCTAGTTCCTCTACCATTTCCTATAACATCAATATAATTCTTTTGAATTAATTTTTTTAATAATCTATTTAATTTATCTTTTTTAAATTCTACCTTTTCTAAAATCTCACCACTTGATAATATATTTCCTTTTTCCAAAATATCCATTATTATTCTTTCATCTGTTGTTAAAAACAATTTAGTTTTTGTTATTGGTAAGGTTATTTTAATTGAGTTTTCAAATATTTCAAAAGCTGGTTTAACTAGATAATCTTTATAGCTTTCATTTATTCTTCTAATTCCTGTTCCAAACATTTCAATATACTTTAATCTAAAAAATATATTAGCTAAGATAGGATTTCTAAGTTGTGAAATTTGTCCATTTAAATATTCTTTTTCACTTATCCCACTAGGTAATCCTCCTGGTGATGATACTTCTAATTTATCCTCATACATTGATATTCTAATATTTGAATTTACATCCCAAGTTCTATGAATTAAAGCATTTGCTATCACTTCTCTAAATGCCCTTTCTGGTATCAATTCTTTTTCAATTCTTTCTGAACCTATAATTTGCTCATATTTATAATATCTATTAAAAACTTCCAAAGTTTTTTTGTATTGTAAAATAATAGAGATATTTAATAATAGATTTCTATCTAAAATTTCATCTATATTTTTTCCAAATTTTGCAATATCAACTCCTGAAAAAGTATTTTTATCTGCTAAGAGTTCAGCTGCATTGTTATAGCCATTTTTCTCATCATATAGATTTAAAGTTTTTAAAATATCTTTTGAAAAATTATTTAAAAATAATTTTTCCTCTAATTCTTTTTTTAAAATATTAAATTCTAAATTTTGATTTTTAGCTTTTAATTCTTCATAATACTGATTTAACCCTGATAATGTCAATCTATTTAATTCTATTTTATCAACTTCAACTGTTGATGTATCATTTCTTTTGTATGCTTTTCCTTTATAAAGATAAGGTTTATTCATTCCCTCTTCAACTATTAGAGTTATTATATTTTTTTTCTTATCTTTTATAAATTTAAAATCTGGTTTAGGGTTTATATTATCATTAATTTTATTTTCTAAATCTAAACAAAGCTCTTCTATATTTTCTAAACCAACAATTTTTCCATTATCATCAACACCAAATATAATTTTTCCTGTATTATAATTAGAAAAAGCACTAACTGTTTTTAAAAAAGTATTTGTTATTGTTGACTTTAATTCTAATTCTCTGCTTTCTTTCATATCATTCCTCCAAGAAAAATTGTAGCATATATCAGTTGTAAATGCGACGTAAAATTTTACGACTGATTTATGTTATGAAAATACAACATAAATTTATTCTTTTATTCCCCTTCTATATTCATGAGTAAAATGTTTATCATATAATTTTGATTTTTCATACTCATTACCTAAAAAATCTCCAACCAATATTTGTGCAGTTTTATTTATTCCTGCTTCTTTTACTTTTTGTTCAATAGTTTCAAGAGTTCCTAAAACTATTTTTTGGTCTGACCAGCTTGCTCTTTGAACAACTGCCACAGGTGTTGTCATAGGATAAGAAGTAGCTAATGTTTCAACAACTTTATCTATCATATGAACTGATAAAAATATTGCCATAGAGGCTCTATGTTTTGCTAAACTTTCTAAACTTTCTTTTTCAGGAACAGGTGTTCTTCCTTCTATTCTTGTACAAATCACAGTTTGAGAAACATTAGGTAGTGTAAATTCTTTTTTTAAAGCAGCAGCAGAAGCTAAAAATGAACTTACTCCTGGAATAACTTCATATTCTATTCCATATTCATCTAACATATCCATTTGTTCTCTATGTGCTCCATAGATTGCAGGGTCTCCTGTATGAACTCTTGCTACTTTTTTATTTTCTTTTATTGCTTTTACAGTAACATCTATGACTTCATCTAGTGACATAGAAGCTGAATTATAAATCTCTGCTCCATCTTTATGGCAATCTATAACTTCTTTTGGAACTAATGAACCTGCATAAATAATAACATCAGCTTCTTTAACTATTCTTTGACCTTTTATAGTTATTAATTCTGGATCCCCAGGTCCAGCTCCTATAAAGTAAACTTTTTCTTTATATTTCTCCATTTTAAATCCTTTCTTTTTTATTCCATCAAATTAATTTTTTAATAGCTAAAACTTTGTGTTACATCTGGTGTTTGCATAGCTCTTTGATATAATTCTTTTCTTTGACTAAAACCTTTACTATTTCCAAAATTTTTCTTTGCTTCTGGGCTTAATTCTCTATTATATGGATTATCCCCTATACTAGAATGTATTTCAACCCCAAATTGAGTTATTATATCAGACTGTAAAACTAAGTCTGTCAACTCTTTATTGGTATAAAAATTATACCCATCATAATATGAACCTCCACCTTTATCATAAAAAATTGCATTACCATATTCAAATTTTACAAGATAATTTATTTCTTTATCGTTTTTTTTGTCATAGATAACAGCTTTATTCTTTTCTATTAATTCAGAAAAATAATTCCTAAAATATTCAAATTTTTCATCTTTATATGATATTTTACTTTTTATATCATCTATTTTATCTACTCTACGCCTATTATAAAGTTCAAGTAAATCATTTTTACTTACTAAAATATCAAAATCTTTTCCTTTATAAGTTACAATTTCTTTTTTATCATCTGGTAAAGTATAATTTAAGAATATTTCTTTTTCAAATGTTTCAGTTAATTCAACATATCTTTTCTTTTTTGTTTCATAGGTTCCTTTTACTACTGTTTCAGCAATACCTTGAACTGTCATAATTAAAAATAATATAGCTAATAATTTTTTCATGATAATCTAACTCCTTATATATTAAATTTTTTCCATTTTTCAAATCCACTTTTTTTTACAATTAGAGTTGTAAAATATGGAATATCATCTTCTGTTAAATCTTTTATATCATAGTAAACTTTTTGATTTTCTTTTCCACAATTTGAAACCATAATAATTTTATCTATATTTTCTGTTTTTATAAGTGCTTGTTTTAAATTTTCAAAATTTCTACTAACTTTCATAAAAACTATATTATCATTATTTTCCAATTCAAATTCAATATTAGTTTTCTTATTAAGTGATACAACTTTTAAGGTCTCATCTCCTATCATAAGTGGGAAATTAAATCTTGAAGCCATATCAACAAATGAAGAAACACCTGGAATTGTTTCAACTAGATATTTCTTAGGAAGATGATCTAAAATATATACATAAGTACTGTATGTCATAGTATCTCCAATAGTTAAAAAACCAACATTTTTCCCTTCATCTAAAAGTTTTTGAACTATTTTAGCATTTTCTTTTCTTGCATTTTCTCTTTCTTCAAGAGATTTTAACATAGGAAATTCAACAAAAAACTTTTCCACATCTTCTTTCATATATTGTTTTGCTATTTCATAGGCAACACTACCATCATCTTTTTTAGCTTCTGGTAATATTACTACATCTAATTTTTTTAAGGTGTTTATTGCTTTTAAAGTTATCTCTTCTGGGTCTCCAACTCCAACACCTATACCATAAAATTTGTTAGTCATCATTTCTCCTCTTAATTATTTGTATTTATTCTTTATAATTCTTAATTTTTTTTAAAAACTCCATCTCTTTTGGGTCTACTTCTTTTATACTAAATAGATAATATATTGCTTTTTCTACTTCTTTTTTTATTGTAGATGCTATATCAATTTTTAATAAGCGACCTTTCATAAAAATTCCTGTTGTAATAGCATAAAAATTCTTATCATATTCATAATAAGTATATTCATAAGATTTAAACTTTGGGCTTTTATGATTTGGTATCTTATATTCTTTTTTATTCTCTACTTTACTCATTATATTTTCAAATACTGCTAAAATATCTGGAATATCAGCTTCAACTTTCTTATATATATCATCTTTGGAAATATCAAGATAATACGCTTTTATACTTAAATAACTACCTGGTTGAAAAAGTATAGTTTCAATAATAGGGTGATTATCACTTTCCACTTCAAGTTCAATCTCTTTAGAAGTTGTATCCCAGTTGGCTGGTAATTCTATTGTCCATTTATCATCTATATAAAATTTCTTTTTCTCAGGAATTAAAAAGCCAAGTAATTTTAAAATGAGTAATATGATTTGCATATTTTAATTGTCCTCCAATTTTTATAATATTTAAGTTGAAAATTCTATATTTATTATTTCAGTACCTATGCCTTAAAATTTGTTAGTTATTTTTTATTACTTTTTTATATTCTAACTTTTAAAAATTATTTCTATTTTTTCTTTGAATTCATCTTTGGATTTTTTTCCATCTTTTCCTTTTTTATACCAACATATAGATGTAGGATGACAAAAAGAAGAAGTTTTCTTTAAGTATTCTGAATTCTCTCTTTTAAAAATATAATAACTTTTTTTGCTAAGAAATAATATATAATTTGGTTTTAATATTTTAATTACTTGTTCAAAATTAGTTAAAGATTTTTTCTCAACTTCTTTTGTACTGCATATTTCCCTACTTCCATTTGTTGAGGGAACTATAAAAAAATTCATAAATGCAATTCTTTCCCAAAAATATTTTATATCAATGTTAGCATTTTCAAGTTCTTTTTTTATTTTTTGAAAAAGACCATTCCCATTAGAAAACCATTGTTCAACTACTTCTCTTGTATTTATATGTCCTTCCTGAGATAAGGTAATATCTCCTTTATCTTCGTACCATTCTTTAAAATTAGCTATCTTTTTTCTATCTTCTTCATTTCCAAGGTAATGGCTTTCAGCAACTAATAATACTCTATGTTCTTGATAATTAAAGCCAATATAAGGTAACATAAGTTGATGTATTCTTGAATTTTTATAAAATTCAATTTCTTTTAGTTCATTATCATAGCTTTCGTCTACTTTTAATTCCATAAACCCACCTCTTTTAATTAAAAACTGTATTTTTTTCTTTATTCTCCCAGTAGCCACTCCAAAGCATTAATAATCTTTATTCCTTCATAATCAGTATTTGGCAACACATCATCTAATGTTATCAAATACTTAGGGTAGTTATCTTTTATATTTTTAAATGCAGCTAATTCTCTTTTCAAAGTATTCTCATCTAAGACAGTTAAAGCAACTTGATAATATTCAACTTCATTTGAATTAATAACAACAAAGTCAATTTCATTTTTATCAAACTGTCCAACGTAAACATTGGCTTTTCTTCTAAGTAATTCAAGATAGATTATGTTTTCTAGAATATGTCCCATATCAATATTTCTATTACCTAAAATCATTTGTCTAAGCCCTAAGTCAGAGACATAATATTTTGATAATGTTGATAAAAATTCTTTACCTTTTATATTATATCTACTAACTTCATATATAAGTAGACTATCAACAAGCCCTTTTGTATATTTTTCAATAGTTTTTATATCAGTTTTTCTTCCCATTGAAGTTAAAGTATTTGCAATCTTTGATATTGAAGTTAAATTTCCTATATTATCAAATATATATTTAACAACACTTTCAAGCCTCATAACATCTGCAATTTTTAATCTTGCAACTATATCTTTTAAAAGTACAGAATTGTATATTCCACTTAAATATTCATATATATTTTTTAGATTATTGTTTAATTGCAAAGTATAAGGAAATGAACTATTAACTATATATTCATTATAATATTGCATAAGAGTTTTTAGTGTTCTATTTTCTTTTTTTTCTAATTTTTCATATTCTAACTTAGCTTTATAGTATTCTTTAAAAGATAAGGGTAACATTTTTAATTCTATATAACGCCCACTTAAAAGAGTTGCTAGCTCACTTGACATAAAATAAGCATTAGAACCTGTTATATACAAATCTACATTTTCTTTTATAAAAAGACTGTCTACAACTTTTTCAAATTTATCTACATGTTGAATTTCATCTAAGAATATATAATTTTTTTTATTTGTAAGCATTTTATATTTTATATATTCATAAAGTTTTTTATAATCTGTAAGTTCTTCATGATCCATATCTTCAAAATTGATAGATATTATTTGAATTTTCTCAACTCCATTTTTAAGTAAATAATCTTTATATATTTCAAAAAGAGTGGATTTTCCACATCTTCTTACACCAGATACAACTTTTATTATCTGTTTGTCTTTTGATTTTATTAAAAAATCTAAATATTCTTTTCTATCTATTCTTATCATTTTAACACCTCATTTTTTTCTAAAATTATATAATCTTTTTTATAAAAAATCAAATTTTTAGAAATAAAATCCATAAACTTTTATTTTTTATAATTTTAAGGAATATATTCCTAAAAATTTTTGTTTTTATATTTTTTAGGAATATAATCCAAAAAATAAATATAATTCAGAAAAATTTAATGAGTTTTTATTTATTTCTTTTTACAACTTTAATTATACAAATAGGATTTTCTCCAAACATCATAGTATAAGGTCCAACTCTTTTTGCTCTACCAATAGTAACTGTTATAATTTCAATATCTTTAAAACCTTTTTCCTTTAAAATTTCCAAAGATTTAGACTGAGTTTCAAGAGTAATACAATTAATAACAAGTATGGCTTCATCTTTTGCATAAGTTAAAAAATGATTTATAATTTCTTCTATTCCACCAGTTGAGC
This Fusobacterium animalis 7_1 DNA region includes the following protein-coding sequences:
- the cobJ gene encoding precorrin-3B C(17)-methyltransferase; this translates as MNNGKIYAVGIGPGNMEDISVRAYNILKNVDVIAGYTTYVDLVKDEFPDKEFLVSGMKREIERCKEVLEIAKTGQDIALISSGDAGIYGMAGIMLEVAMESGIEVEVVPGITSTIAGAALVGAPLMHDQAIISLSDLLTDWEVIKKRVECASQGDFVISLYNPKSKGRVKQIVEAREIMLKYKLPTTPVALLRHVGRKEENYTLTTLEDFLNYEIDMFTIVLVGNSNTYIKDGKMITPRGYEKKSNWNN
- the cbiG gene encoding cobalt-precorrin 5A hydrolase; this encodes MKLAFWTVTKGAGNIAREYKEKLKEHLKDYEIDVFTLKKYDVENTIQIEDFTININEKFSQYDGHIFIMASGIVIRKIANLIGTKDKDPAVLLIDEGKHFVISLLSGHLGGANELTYSLANILKLVPVITTSSDVTGKIAVDTISQKINAELEDLKSAKDVTSLIVNGQKVNILLPKNVKVSDKNSADGFILVSNKKNIEYTRIYPKNLILGIGCKKDTKAEDILSAIEDCLDKNNLDIKSVKKIATVDVKENEQGLIEAVKFLNLDLEIISREEIKKVQNQFEGSDFVEKTIGVRAVSEPVAFLSSTGNGKFLVMKAKYNGITISIYEEEMKIYE
- a CDS encoding TIGR03915 family putative DNA repair protein translates to MPNYYYDGSFDGLLTVIYIAYKDRKNNELRITVKTEQLLLGLDDINVITNFSKARRVEKAICDKLSQNFLNNIQTCFLSCDENKDIVIVHTVYKALKQGEEILHSLDEHAFYVNKLVKQVLNERHRYLGVLRFKEVKDGTMFSTIEPKNNVLPILLSHFINRMKREKFAIYDKKRKIIAYYDTKKVEIFFVKSLEIEWSDEEIEYSELWKTFHKSISIKERENKKLQQSNIPKYYWKYLIEDM
- a CDS encoding putative DNA modification/repair radical SAM protein, with product MSKSIEEKLRILSDAAKYDVSCSSSGSSRKNTNNGLGNAAINGICHSWSADGRCISLLKILMTNYCMYDCKYCINRKGNDIERAILTPDEIVKLTINFYRRNYIEGLFLSSGIIRSADYTMELMIAVAKKLRLEEKFNGYIHMKVIPGANRELIHKIGLYVDRVSVNIEFAENSALKLLAPDKKATDISTSMGLIHKNLIENIEDKKIFKSTPSFIPAGQTTQMIIGASGESDYTILNRSENLYKNFNLKRVYYSGYVPVNKSGILVSTNEAVPMIREHRLYQADWLLRFYGFKANEILNEKNPFIDPHLDPKTNWAIQNWNFFPIEINKASYKELLRVPGIGVTSAKRIVMSRKYSTIRYEHLKKLGIVIKRAKYFITVNGEFLGFKNENPDLVRNALIEKEKMVTEQLRLFNV
- a CDS encoding DMP19 family protein gives rise to the protein MKRKFINVTKKYIEDLAPTDFCVELIQPAWETVNIYGTYEEYEETLKPYTIEQRYLLAMHWLGVEVANGGFQQFLGNSTAIVWEDAYKGYQAIGSEKLAYLIEELIKIYGRNIPFDREERVNILESFSEKKLEEIDTLTDLYYEIEETEWRKVTLWVKANSEKFLIQAEINDYSN
- a CDS encoding histamine N-methyltransferase, yielding MVDISKIGSVEVLKRSFESLKEAKVEVAKILKKKVTAASWKALYENYIVAKPEITDINMIDSIEKLKNSFTNLKEAKEKISKILNRKVAASSWQVLYDKYVIEDLYFKDKVSKYIFYLVEIEGKPQLDFLGITYEYYSNKKVAEKWHKEMIKLIHPDRCKHPKATEAMQVLEKLYKGMI
- a CDS encoding RNA-binding domain-containing protein, with protein sequence MKESRELELKSTITNTFLKTVSAFSNYNTGKIIFGVDDNGKIVGLENIEELCLDLENKINDNINPKPDFKFIKDKKKNIITLIVEEGMNKPYLYKGKAYKRNDTSTVEVDKIELNRLTLSGLNQYYEELKAKNQNLEFNILKKELEEKLFLNNFSKDILKTLNLYDEKNGYNNAAELLADKNTFSGVDIAKFGKNIDEILDRNLLLNISIILQYKKTLEVFNRYYKYEQIIGSERIEKELIPERAFREVIANALIHRTWDVNSNIRISMYEDKLEVSSPGGLPSGISEKEYLNGQISQLRNPILANIFFRLKYIEMFGTGIRRINESYKDYLVKPAFEIFENSIKITLPITKTKLFLTTDERIIMDILEKGNILSSGEILEKVEFKKDKLNRLLKKLIQKNYIDVIGNGRGTRYFKK
- the cobM gene encoding precorrin-4 C(11)-methyltransferase, which encodes MEKYKEKVYFIGAGPGDPELITIKGQRIVKEADVIIYAGSLVPKEVIDCHKDGAEIYNSASMSLDEVIDVTVKAIKENKKVARVHTGDPAIYGAHREQMDMLDEYGIEYEVIPGVSSFLASAAALKKEFTLPNVSQTVICTRIEGRTPVPEKESLESLAKHRASMAIFLSVHMIDKVVETLATSYPMTTPVAVVQRASWSDQKIVLGTLETIEQKVKEAGINKTAQILVGDFLGNEYEKSKLYDKHFTHEYRRGIKE
- the cobI gene encoding precorrin-2 C(20)-methyltransferase, producing MTNKFYGIGVGVGDPEEITLKAINTLKKLDVVILPEAKKDDGSVAYEIAKQYMKEDVEKFFVEFPMLKSLEERENARKENAKIVQKLLDEGKNVGFLTIGDTMTYSTYVYILDHLPKKYLVETIPGVSSFVDMASRFNFPLMIGDETLKVVSLNKKTNIEFELENNDNIVFMKVSRNFENLKQALIKTENIDKIIMVSNCGKENQKVYYDIKDLTEDDIPYFTTLIVKKSGFEKWKKFNI